GTGCTGATCGGTTATATGCAGTAGCGGCTTACAATTGGCCTGAATACAACAAATTGTAACAGGCATAAAAGCCGTGAAGGCTTTGGGTTCAGATGCAGAAGTGTGTAGCTTGATCACAAGCAAATTGGCACAGGCTGGTCATTAGTCACTATTGCAAGGAGCTGGCAATGACTCATAGGGCTGGGTCTATCATCCTGGCAAGCTTATTTAATCCACACCTGGCGGTGGTTAAATTTATCATTAGCACGCTGAGGCAAGGTGGCAGGGCATTTATTCCATTTTTATTATTGCTTCTCTTTCGCTTTATAGTTGTTAGTGCCGCTTTTGCTGAAGAATCTGATCAGTCTCCCTCCACCCAAGTTGCTGCTGCTGATGTCCGAATGCTCGTGGATATTTCAGGCAGTATGAAAATTAATGATCCCCAAAACTTACGAGTACCTGCAATAGAGTTAATGGTTGAATTATTACCAAAAGGAAGTAAGGCAGGAGTATGGAATTTTGGGCAGCATATCAAACCATTGGTGCCCTATGACGAGGTTAATGACAAATGGCGCCAACAAGCAAGGCAACAAGTAGGAAAAATCAACTCAACTGGGTTATTTACCAATATTCGTGAAGCCCTCAATGTAGCTGCATTTGATCGTAATACCCAGGCAAAACAGCCTCGCCATATCATCCTGCTAACCGACGGTATGGTGGATATTTCAAAAGATCCAGATAAGAATAAGACCGAACGTGAGCGAATTATTACCGAACAAATTCCAGTACTCAGTCAGGCTGGTTACACTATTCATACCATTGCGTTATCCAGTAATTCTGATCGGGAGTTGATGGATACCCTAGCCATAGAAACGGGTGGGTTTTCTTCCGAAGCCAATGATGCTGAAGCATTAACCAAACTATTTTTAAAAGCGCTGGAGCAAACGGCACCGGCTGAACAAGTCCCCTTAAAAGATAATAAATTCTTGGTAGATTCCAGCGTTGAAGAGTTTACGTTACTGGTTTTTAAGCCTCGCCTTGAAGCCGTAACCCAACTCTTATCGCCTGATCAAACGCTCTACTCCAAAGACAATATCACTGATGATATTAAATGGCATAGTACTGATCAGTATGACTTAGTTACAGTACAAAAGCCGTATGAAGGTGAGTGGCTGTTACAAGCAGAGCCTGACCCTGATAACCGAGTTACCATTGTTAGTGACTTAAAATTAAAAGTAAATGAAATCCCCAGTAACTTATTTTTAGGGCAGGAAGTCGAGCTGGATTTCTGGTTTGAGGAGCAAGGCAAAACGATTCTTAAAGAGGAGTTTTTACAGGTTATTCAAGGCAGTTGGCGGGTATATCAAACCGCAAAATTAATCAGTGAGCAACCAATAAAAGGGGAGGATTCACTAAAAGAAGGACATTTTACTGATCTACTTAAGCCATTTCCAGAGTTAGGTGATTATCGGATTGAGCTGGTTATTGATGCCAATACGTTTAATCGCCGTTACGCAAAACTCGTCTCAGTTCGTCAACCATTTAAAATTGAGAGTGAATTGTTCAATGAAGATGGTCAAGATAAGTATTTAGTGGTAGTGAAACCCCGCAGTCAGTCGATTGATAGAAAATCATCTAAAGTCATCGCTCAAGTGCGCTACCCTGATGGCACCAAGCAGCTTCGTCCAGTACCGTTATATAAAGATGGTCGGAGTTGGCGATTTTCCATTGAGCGTTTGCAGCAAGGTCAACACAAAGTTTTTTTTAATATCAATGCACAAGCGAAAGATGGACAATCGCTGAAAATTGAAACTGCTCCAATTATATTGAACTACCCAGAAACACAAACAGCCACTGTAGAAGCTGGAGTGGCGCCTGAGCCAGAGCCAGAAAAAGCTGAGCAGGAAGTGGAACCAGAAGAGGATACGAGCACTGAAGCGGAACAAGAGCCTGAAACAGAAGAACAGCTGGACGCTGAAGAAGAGCCAGAGGGAGAGGCTGAAGCTGCAGAAGATGAGTTAGGCTGGATTACTTATGCAGGTATTGCCTTGGGCAATATATTGGTGTTGGGCGGTTTATTTTTTGCCTATAAAAAATTGATAAAGAGTGGTGATGAAAAGCTTGATGATGAGGCAGCTGAGTCTGATAAAGAAGGGACAGGAAATGAAGAAAAAACAAGTGATGAAAAGCCTGAAGTACTAGAAGCGGAATTAGAAGAGCCTGATGAGCCAGAGCCGGAACCCGAAGAAGAGCCCATGGCAGAAGACGATGACATGGAAATTGAACTACCAGCTGATGATCTTGAAGACTTAACGGCCAGTGAACCAGTAGCCGAGGCAGATGAGCCGCCTCCTGCTCCATCAGAAGCGGTGGATGAGGAACAAGCTGAAACCAAGGATCAGTTAGATGAAGATGATATTCCTACCGAAGACCCTGAAGATTTACTGAATGAAGACTTTGACCTATCGGGGGGAGATGAGTCTGATGAAAAAAAGAATAAGTCTGAATAAATCAACCGTCGTTTATTAACAGCTCCTTTTCCTGCTTATTATACTCAAAGCGTAGAGTATATCGTGATATAGTAGGTAAAAGTATTTACTTATTCATCGCTGCTATAGGCGAATTACTGGCGTTATACGTGAATTTTTAGGGTTATGTGCGAATTATTAGGTATGAGTGCCAATGTCCCAACGGACATTTGTTTTAGTTTTACTGGGCTTATGCAGCGAGGAGGGCGCACTGGCCCGCATAAAGATGGCTGGGGCATTGTGTTGTATGAAGGAAAAGCCATTCGCGAGTTTCGTGATAGCCAGCCAAGTTATCAATCCGCAGTGGCAGAGCTGGTAAAACAATACCCTATTAAGAGCTGTATTGTCATTAGCCATATTCGACAAGCTAACTCCGGGCG
The nucleotide sequence above comes from Spartinivicinus poritis. Encoded proteins:
- a CDS encoding VWA domain-containing protein, producing MTHRAGSIILASLFNPHLAVVKFIISTLRQGGRAFIPFLLLLLFRFIVVSAAFAEESDQSPSTQVAAADVRMLVDISGSMKINDPQNLRVPAIELMVELLPKGSKAGVWNFGQHIKPLVPYDEVNDKWRQQARQQVGKINSTGLFTNIREALNVAAFDRNTQAKQPRHIILLTDGMVDISKDPDKNKTERERIITEQIPVLSQAGYTIHTIALSSNSDRELMDTLAIETGGFSSEANDAEALTKLFLKALEQTAPAEQVPLKDNKFLVDSSVEEFTLLVFKPRLEAVTQLLSPDQTLYSKDNITDDIKWHSTDQYDLVTVQKPYEGEWLLQAEPDPDNRVTIVSDLKLKVNEIPSNLFLGQEVELDFWFEEQGKTILKEEFLQVIQGSWRVYQTAKLISEQPIKGEDSLKEGHFTDLLKPFPELGDYRIELVIDANTFNRRYAKLVSVRQPFKIESELFNEDGQDKYLVVVKPRSQSIDRKSSKVIAQVRYPDGTKQLRPVPLYKDGRSWRFSIERLQQGQHKVFFNINAQAKDGQSLKIETAPIILNYPETQTATVEAGVAPEPEPEKAEQEVEPEEDTSTEAEQEPETEEQLDAEEEPEGEAEAAEDELGWITYAGIALGNILVLGGLFFAYKKLIKSGDEKLDDEAAESDKEGTGNEEKTSDEKPEVLEAELEEPDEPEPEPEEEPMAEDDDMEIELPADDLEDLTASEPVAEADEPPPAPSEAVDEEQAETKDQLDEDDIPTEDPEDLLNEDFDLSGGDESDEKKNKSE